A window of the Eremothecium cymbalariae DBVPG#7215 chromosome 5, complete sequence genome harbors these coding sequences:
- a CDS encoding Zn(II)2Cys6 transcription factor (similar to Ashbya gossypii AGL206C), which translates to MGQRKRTVTGCLSCRRRKKKCDEQKPVCKGCQRNFIRCQWPDYSTGRIRRKRGTLQFHPRLPVDSNEFQITTLDSAKFVTVDTRELDLDIYTKGKCGETLYHYSKESNSFTLVKDFERDYDTPPIEKTNPLDELDAIDQDLWEDQAIQNISYLQPNQCSVIDIPFNELILNFQSKPLISKLGVIDTSPFTETEAYFYHNIITKYNKNEILDDNVFRAANMKSFLLYACIQGFIPKFGITEAYPNLNPTAAFLPELRRNSLLRNVFRCCGATYLAWKDLARFQRLSDEYYYACKRLLEQFIIENTNFAHQDWILISLQMLCVRENNSFNGTVDDTIWQLERSYQIIKLRYASRCLQQTCHILQPHERLCIESFIYHYAISILFATSISTLPSPFVIFKELSYVLKWPMYNCEEITEYFRSPVFGPSLDSYEILAKLSYIARMPMPLHPSWITKVIQLRNKCVNYKPVVQDTVWINPWLNRTVNNSIAGVLITRACYLLASKMINYDGFDLTNPHIQLCVKDTIKYYRELPANNQIWGILSWAILLTGSFANDADDRNSLLNCINTMAERTHSYSGIKIAAFLHDVWRAEKGKGINYLFDRRRLSQLVM; encoded by the coding sequence ATGGGTCAAAGGAAGCGTACCGTTACAGGTTGTCTTTCCTGTagaagaaggaagaagaagtgCGACGAACAAAAACCTGTGTGTAAAGGTTGCCAAAGGAACTTCATACGTTGTCAATGGCCTGATTACAGCACAGGAAGAATTAGACGGAAAAGAGGCACCCTCCAGTTCCACCCAAGGTTGCCTGTTGACTCTAATGAATTTCAAATTACGACTCTAGATTCCGCTAAGTTTGTGACTGTCGATACCAGAGAACTAGATCTAGACATATATACCAAGGGAAAATGTGGTGAAACTTTATATCATTACAGTAAGGAATCTAATAGTTTTACCCTAgttaaagattttgaacGGGACTACGATACGCCTCCGATTGAGAAGACGAATCCACTCGACGAACTGGATGCCATAGACCAGGACCTTTGGGAGGACCAAgctattcaaaatatatcctATCTACAACCAAATCAGTGTTCCGTGATTGATATTCcatttaatgaattaatACTAAACTTTCAGTCAAAGCCATTAATCAGCAAATTAGGCGTTATTGATACCTCCCCTTTTACAGAGACAGAGGCATATTTTTATCACAATATTATTACgaaatacaacaaaaatgaaattttagATGATAATGTGTTCAGGGCAGCTAATATGAAATCCTTTCTGCTCTATGCATGTATCCAAGGATTCATCCCAAAGTTTGGCATAACTGAAGCTTATCCAAACTTAAATCCTACTGCTGCATTTCTACCTGAACTAAGGAGGAATTCATTACTAAGAAATGTATTCAGGTGTTGTGGTGCTACGTATTTAGCCTGGAAGGACCTGGCAAGATTCCAAAGACTAAGTGATGAATATTATTATGCTTGTAAGAGACTATTAGAACAgtttattattgaaaatacaAATTTTGCTCATCAAGATTGGATACTCATTTCATTACAGATGTTGTGTGTGCGGgaaaataattcatttaatGGAACTGTTGATGACACTATATGGCAACTAGAAAGGTCCTACCAGATAATCAAGCTAAGGTATGCATCCAGGTGTCTGCAACAAACTTGCCATATTTTGCAACCACATGAGCGCTTATGCATTGAAAGCTTCATATACCACTATGCGATCTCCATTTTATTTGCAACCTCAATATCGACCTTGCCTTCCCCGTTTGTGATATTCAAGGAATTGAGCTATGTTCTGAAGTGGCCTATGTATAATTGTGAAGAGATTACCGAATACTTCCGATCACCAGTTTTTGGTCCTAGCCTCGATTCTTATGAAATTTTGGCCAAACTCTCCTATATTGCAAGGATGCCTATGCCTTTGCATCCTTCATGGATAACTAAAGTAATACAACTCCGCAATAAGTGTGTCAATTACAAGCCGGTAGTTCAAGATACCGTCTGGATAAACCCATGGCTAAACCGCACCGTGAATAATAGTATTGCTGGTGTTCTTATTACGAGGGCTTGTTATCTGTTAGCTTCAAAAATGATCAATTATGACGGCTTTGATCTCACTAATCCACATATACAGTTATGCGTCAAAGACACAATAAAGTATTACCGTGAGCTACCCGCAAACAACCAGATTTGGGGTATATTATCTTGGGCAATTTTACTAACCGGTTCATTTGCAAACGACGCAGATGATCGCAACTCGCTTCTGAATTGTATCAATACTATGGCGGAACGTACACATTCATATTCAGGTATAAAGATAGCCGCTTTTCTCCATGATGTTTGGCGTGCGGAAAAGGGAAAAGGCATCAATTATCTGTTTGATAGGCGTAGGCTATCGCAACTTGTAATGTAA
- the ECM1 gene encoding Ecm1p (similar to Ashbya gossypii ADR419C) yields the protein MAKGISKRSRAARRNEVAEPEARALEKLPRAEKTDITGALIRTASKNEALLTAKINKRRTKGKSVGKKQLTTMSPLTSLNKERFEKGLNFSSRLNGKIEKAVSRAKYVQSARKAGWDSTNNSIRKELAVMHNSERLGLEHNSSTIDIDVEQEDLEKDASDVVVESSNAFNTLANDVEA from the coding sequence ATGGCTAAGGGTATCTCAAAGCGTTCTAGAGCTGCAAGAAGAAATGAAGTTGCCGAACCTGAGGCGAGAGCATTGGAAAAGCTACCCAGAGCAGAGAAAACTGACATAACCGGTGCCCTCATCAGAACTGCATCAAAGAATGAAGCGCTGCTGACGGCCAAGatcaacaaaagaagaactaaGGGTAAGAGCGTTGGCAAGAAACAACTTACAACGATGTCGCCGCTCACTTCTTTGAACAAAGAGAGGTTCGAGAAAGGCTTAAACTTCAGCAGTAGATTAAACGGAAAGATAGAGAAGGCTGTGTCACGTGCAAAATATGTACAATCAGCAAGAAAAGCTGGATGGGATAGTACAAATAATTCCATTAGAAAAGAGTTGGCTGTGATGCACAACAGCGAGAGGCTAGGATTAGAACACAATTCTAGTACGATTGATATTGATGTAGAGCAGGAAGACCTTGAAAAGGACGCCAGTGACGTAGTAGTGGAGTCATCTAATGCATTTAATACTCTTGCAAATGACGTCGAAGCATAG
- a CDS encoding uncharacterized protein (similar to Ashbya gossypii ADR418C) produces MFPAQFIGLVQLCHATTARLKDNFKKTTDFLKPVQSYTHELWNWFLNLEDIPKGIIIGLLTTLPALVLSYFIITMTMHLKKPGNDRSSAAMKGKKNDVQVRSRPNTGSSASQFGVKAISNGTSSVLSENAVERRKKLKMAIETAKNNNQ; encoded by the coding sequence ATGTTCCCTGCTCAATTCATAGGACTGGTACAACTTTGCCATGCAACAACCGCCCGGTTGAAggataattttaaaaagacTACCGATTTTCTAAAGCCTGTCCAGAGTTACACACATGAACTTTGGAATTGGTTTTTGAACTTAGAAGACATTCCAAAGGGAATTATTATAGGATTGCTAACAACTTTACCTGCTTTGGTTCTAAGTTATTTCATAATCACTATGACCATGCACCTGAAGAAACCAGGTAACGACAGATCATCAGCTGCCATGAAGGGGAAAAAGAACGACGTTCAAGTCAGGAGCAGGCCAAATACCGGATCCAGTGCCTCACAGTTTGGAGTTAAAGCCATTAGTAATGGGACGTCGTCAGTACTCAGTGAGAATGCGGTTGAaaggaggaagaagttAAAGATGGCTATTGAAACCGCTAAGAACAATAATCAATAG